Proteins encoded in a region of the Sugiyamaella lignohabitans strain CBS 10342 chromosome B, complete sequence genome:
- the TRM732 gene encoding Trm732p (Interacts with Trm7p for 2'-O-methylation of C32 of substrate tRNAs; green fluorescent protein (GFP)-fusion protein localizes to the cytoplasm; non-essential gene; GO_component: GO:0005737 - cytoplasm [Evidence IEA,IEA]; GO_component: GO:0005737 - cytoplasm [Evidence IDA] [PMID 14562095]; GO_function: GO:0003674 - molecular_function [Evidence ND]; GO_process: GO:0008150 - biological_process [Evidence ND]; GO_process: GO:0008033 - tRNA processing [Evidence IEA]), with protein sequence MLAINGLGNHRTVAADTLSVWLLRATQLSSAKSDRDDSPRSTLGDLVTDENANAIFNFVCDFWDDSGAALGNALRDLFVKVVSFLAKVRADAGNLEYLLKSWTQRVLTFPTTTRVFYFMIEILARYVGGMYILEQRPSLPSEALSLMLANALSNPIGKAIFSIYSTILIPPASLFVPSVKLDVETWSELWASSTRDVLLNDPDSRQHVLTYFLPHMFKLSPSSLQIFVAPLKDSKFQKNHKDALSVLIGCLKIAQDFAIINIYDEETAKTLLDTKVLTQLLHHFNSELRIGGLSLLVSSPRGSQPVPSYLFPILRNSMDSLLVEIDAGHRHEVHGLLRQFVFRLRGYSYAAKRDALKKQSRLDFLIDHSTEEELERDKHLLQREREEIEGLLNKVDEVKEFLTWFHHFSLRQLLPGSPYHCLFNGVSILKLLIQSGLDTEVDPEYFEKLNVQYPFTIKIYNRATVRVLFDTVGSNYEDIRLAATDLLHMAPLSSSILTDNEELTRIKARVTEMITGMKGREGDTGARFAELIFYLSQDKCISYLDYLVSLVETLVAQAKMNLASSAYEKSIHGGFASLRYIFEKIDFTKYLKELQDGNIIERIFKSFFDHYDVVRDVLCHDSPEGNIPEQLEAMYTPTMEAKYGPAAQVILSYAWRAVKESTTLVRCLLERCPQGTLISDELLLQTGGILMDQLATVKHRGAFSSVYPAYVSCCKRCRNSCSLKEVPRTWLNENLALIQVRSQYITRRSGGLPFLIVAVLTADTTPSDNQLLSETFDKLYSIATLPVQSSKEEKMDLPQVHAFNCIKALFIETELSTYSKAFVDRALDLAILSFTSKIWSIRNCAVMLFTALQNRLFGSKVDARMSAKLFFSRFKGTRSVLLDNLKEYVTALDQPDGQLSERVETVYPILSLLVRLEGINGYDGLDEFVPLILECLESKIWKIREMAARVLASMIAKEHVTNFIKNLWVDVVVARQNKLHGILLATIHFSNKCKQTLLEDGDVIKLITSKFEFYLLQNRSPETSLAYFRVLNIIAPTWSPFQKYCESQLVINHRKHLSSTRRVMKEDAVKAYLKLNGSNCFDLCLKLLFDSAYEVQLATLEFLDEQIAEILDNESMSAALRDSLWELFETKEWDQVRGPAIRLFSKLISANSKIDGKRYWKLLFESISSQSTEEILQACLETIGPVTAMMDGEVVNEITLLAGLISKYSHEDEPFPVRLAACNSLLSYLRIAPVGKVPIEIYFSLLGFLTDDDYELRDIATIFVADYLNIEPSTSSYSEKALLTFISETAPQIGTYIAHGLMEQDDSLNRIRHSLTGDEALFSIEKQNLFRNEYTVAAQCEDVLTSTTLTVDTNEELCNWINKEIGAFIAIVGERGKDGLLGWCTSNSETFAKLYRICSHVKLAKRLNLPINDTPLLAKLEEYDIHPLLSTRI encoded by the coding sequence ATGTTAGCCATAAATGGTCTTGGAAACCACAGAACCGTAGCAGCAGACACGCTTAGTGTCTGGTTATTACGGGCGACACAACTATCCTCAGCTAAATCTGATCGCGATGACAGCCCTAGGTCGACTTTGGGCGACTTGGTCACTGACGAAAACGCTAATGCCATCTTTAATTTTGTATGCGACTTTTGGGATGATTCCGGGGCTGCTTTGGGCAACGCATTGAGAGACTTGTTTGTAAAGGTTGTGAGTTTCTTAGCAAAAGTGAGGGCCGATGCCGGTAATCTTGAATATCTACTGAAGAGTTGGACACAGCGAGTATTGACTTTCCCCACAACCACGCGGGTATTTTACTTCATGATAGAGATCCTAGCAAGATATGTCGGAGGAATGTATATTTTAGAACAACGGCCTTCTTTGCCGTCTGAGGCTCTATCACTGATGCTGGCCAATGCACTCTCAAACCCGATAGGCAAGGCCATATTTTCTATTTACAGCACGATATTGATCCCCCCTGCGTCGCTTTTTGTTCCAAGTGTGAAACTTGACGTAGAAACATGGTCTGAATTATGGGCCAGCTCTACGAGAGATGTTTTACTAAATGATCCAGACTCACGACAACACGTATTGACATattttcttcctcataTGTTCAAGCTGAGCCCAAGTTCACTGCAGATATTTGTTGCTCCATTGAAAGATAgcaaatttcaaaaaaatcacaaaGATGCCCTGTCTGTTCTTATCGGTTGTTTGAAAATAGCTCAAGATTTTGcgattataaatatctatGATGAAGAGACTGCTAAAACACTACTGGATACCAAAGTTCTGACTCAACTGCTACATCACTTTAATAGCGAGTTACGAATTGGTGGACTCTCCTTGCTGGTGTCCAGCCCTCGGGGATCGCAACCTGTTCCATCGTATCTGTTCCCGATTTTGCGAAATTCAATGGATAGTCTTCTGGTCGAAATTGACGCAGGCCATCGTCACGAAGTCCACGGGCTGCTACGACAATTTGTTTTCAGACTTCGAGGCTATTCTTATGCCGCGAAGAGGGATGCATTGAAAAAGCAATCTAGGCTGGACTTCTTGATTGACCATAGCACTGAGGAAGAGTTAGAGAGGGACAAGCATTTACTTCAACGTGAACGAGAAGAGATAGAGGGACTGTTAAATAAAGTCGACGAAGTTAAAGAATTTTTAACGTGGTTCCACCACTTCAGTTTACGTCAGCTTCTTCCTGGATCGCCATATCACTGTTTGTTTAATGGTGTGTCAATCCTTAAATTGTTAATCCAGTCCGGACTAGACACCGAAGTTGATCCCGAATATTTTGAGAAGTTAAATGTGCAATACCCATTTACCATAAAAATATACAACAGAGCAACTGTTCGCGTACTTTTTGATACAGTTGGAAGCAATTATGAAGATATTAGACTTGCTGCCACGGATCTTCTGCATATGGCTCCtctttcatcatcaattcTGACCGACAATGAAGAATTGACTAGGATAAAAGCACGAGTAACAGAAATGATAACAGGAATGAAGGGTAGAGAAGGTGATACAGGTGCGCGTTTTGCAGAGTTGATATTTTATCTCTCTCAAGATAAATGTATCTCCTACCTTGATTATTTAGTATCGTTGGTCGAAACTTTAGTTGCACAAGCCAAGATGAACTTGGCTAGTTCAGCTTATGAAAAGTCAATACATGGTGGATTCGCGAGTCTAAGGTATATATTTGAGAAGATCGACTTTACAAAGTATCTAAAGGAGCTTCAGGATGGTAATATCATAGAGAGAATTTTtaaatctttttttgaCCATTATGATGTTGTTCGGGATGTACTATGCCATGACTCGCCAGAAGGAAATATCCCCGAACAACTAGAAGCCATGTATACACCCACCATGGAAGCCAAATATGGCCCAGCTGCTCAAGTTATCCTTAGTTATGCTTGGAGAGCTGTCAAAGAATCTACCACCTTAGTAAGATGTTTATTAGAGCGATGCCCTCAAGGCACACTTATATCTGACGAGCTTCTCCTACAGACTGGCGGTATATTGATGGATCAATTGGCTACAGTTAAACACAGAGGAGCTTTCTCTTCCGTCTATCCTGCTTATGTTAGTTGTTGTAAGCGATGCAGAAACTCGTGCAGCTTGAAAGAAGTTCCCAGGACTTGGCTTAATGAAAATCTGGCTCTTATTCAAGTAAGGTCTCAGTACATCACTAGAAGATCAGGCGGCTTACCATTTTTGATTGTAGCTGTATTGACTGCTGACACAACTCCGTCAGATAATCAGTTGTTGTCGGAGACTTTTGACAAGCTTTACTCTATTGCAACATTACCCGTACAATCTtcaaaggaagaaaaaatggaTTTACCACAAGTTCATGCATTTAATTGCATTAAGGCGTTGTTTATTGAAACAGAATTATCAACCTATTCGAAGGCCTTTGTGGATAGAGCACTTGATTTGGCAATATTGTCATTCACAAGTAAAATATGGTCTATACGTAACTGTGCTGTAATGCTGTTTACAGCATTGCAAAACAGGCTCTTTGGGTCAAAGGTGGATGCTCGTATGTCGGCAAAGCTATTTTTTTCCAGATTCAAGGGCACCCGATCTGTTTTATTAGACAACCTGAAAGAATATGTAACGGCTCTTGATCAACCAGATGGACAGCTTAGTGAGCGTGTCGAGACAGTTTATCCAATCTTATCGCTTCTTGTTCGGTTGGAAGGTATTAACGGATATGATGGGCTAGATGAGTTTGTTCCTTTAATATTGGAGTGCCTTGAGAGTAAGATATGGAAAATTCGTGAAATGGCCGCTCGAGTACTGGCTTCGATGATCGCCAAAGAGCATGTCACAAACTTTATTAAGAATCTTTGGGTCGATGTCGTTGTAGCGCGACAAAATAAACTCCATGGCATCCTTCTTGCGACCATTCATTTCTCCAACaaatgtaaacaaaccTTACTTGAAGATGGAGATGTCATAAAACTCATAACGTCGAAGTTTGAGTTCTATTTACTTCAAAATCGATCGCCAGAAACGAGTTTGGCTTACTTCAGAGTTCTCAACATAATTGCACCAACTTGGTCTCCATTTCAGAAGTACTGCGAGTCACAGTTGGTCATTAATCATAGAAAGCATCTCAGTTCTACTAGGAGAGTTATGAAAGAGGACGCTGTAAAAGCATATCTAAAATTGAACGGCAGCAACTGTTTTGACCTTTGCCTCAAACTTCTTTTTGATTCTGCATATGAAGTACAGCTTGCGACTCTTGAATTCCTGGATGAGCAAATTGCTGAAATTCTAGACAATGAGTCCATGTCTGCTGCTTTAAGAGATTCGTTATGGGAACTGTTTGAAACGAAAGAATGGGATCAAGTAAGAGGTCCTGCCATTCGTTTGTTCAGCAAACTGATCTCAGCTAATTCTAAAATCGATGGCAAAAGATATTGGAAGCTGTTATTTGAATCCATTAGTTCTCAGTCTACGGAAGAAATTTTGCAGGCCTGTCTAGAAACCATTGGACCCGTAACAGCTATGATGGACGGTGAAGTCGTGAACGAGATAACTCTGCTGGCTGGGCTTATTTCCAAGTACTCTCATGAGGACGAGCCTTTTCCAGTTCGTTTAGCAGCATGCAATTCTCTACTAAGCTATCTTCGTATAGCTCCAGTGGGAAAGGTTCCTATTGAGATATATTTCTCCTTACTCGGATTCTTAACGGATGATGACTATGAGCTCCGTGATATTGCAACTATATTTGTTGCCGATTATCTAAATATTGAGCCTTCCACGAGTAGTTACTCAGAAAAAGCTCTTTTAACTTTTATATCCGAGACAGCTCCTCAAATTGGAACCTATATTGCGCATGGGTTGATGGAACAGGACGACTCATTGAACCGGATAAGACATTCGCTGACTGGCGATGAAGCACTATTCTCCATTGAGAAGCAAAATCTGTTCCGCAACGAATATACCGTTGCCGCTCAATGTGAGGATGTTTTGACTAGTACCACTCTCACAGTAGATACTAATGAAGAGTTATGCAATTGGATAAATAAGGAGATAGGGGCTTTTATTGCTATCGTTGGTGAGAGAGGCAAAGACGGACTTTTGGGCTGGTGCACTTCTAACAGTGAGACCTTTGCAAAGCTATACCGTATATGCAGTCATGTAAAACTTGCGAAGCGGTTGAATCTTCCGATTAATGACACTCCGTTATTAGCCAAACTGGAAGAATACGATATTCATCCACTTCTCAGCACTCGTATTTAA
- a CDS encoding eukaryotic translation initiation factor 3 subunit 6, whose amino-acid sequence MSESTSEVQPQREPLTPEGLAIAVKYDLTEKLMPHLDRHLIFPLLESLSSKELYDEHTLLQLKYDLLKDASMVDYTISLWKELHDGSENVPEELIQQKDDVLKQLETYEKSTSRVLEVFEDPEARANLKQDKVANLQFLESKYQITGDMINDLYKYGQLQYNCGKYHAASDLLYHVRILTTDSNLITSATWGKFAADILTLQWEAVAEELQKLRDIVDQRSFADPLTQLHHRTWIIHWSLFPFFNIENGKESLCDLFFSSAYINTIQASCPWILRYLTAAVVAMNKGPSGGHHGNIIFQKRLKDLIRVVGQEKYEYQDPLTEFIRALYIDYDFEEAQAKLSEAEIILNNDFFLADSAEAFLESARHLISELYCRIHQRIDVNQLSTRLNLSTEQGEKWIANLIQGTKMDAKIDESEGLVIMNHPVANVYQQVIEKTKGLTFRSNQVLSQAVNKHDALVS is encoded by the coding sequence ATGTCAGAGTCTACTTCGGAAGTACAGCCTCAACGTGAGCCATTGACTCCTGAAGGTCTGGCCATTGCAGTCAAGTATGATTTGACGGAAAAGCTTATGCCTCACTTGGATAGACACTTGATCTTCCCCCttctcgagtcgttgtcTTCCAAGGAGCTCTATGATGAACACACTCTTTTACAACTTAAATATGACCTACTCAAGGATGCCAGCATGGTTGATTACACGATTAGCCTTTGGAAAGAACTTCACGATGGATCGGAAAATGTTCCTGAGGAGCTTATCCAACAGAAGGATGATGTACTCAAACAATTAGAAACATATGAAAAGAGCACCTCTCGAGTGCTCGAGGTGTTTGAAGATCCAGAAGCCCGTGCCAATTTAAAACAAGACAAAGTCGCCAATTTACAATTTCTAGAGAGTAAATACCAAATTACTGGTGATATGATCAATGATCTTTACAAATATGGTCAACTACAGTACAATTGTGGTAAATATCATGCCGCTTCTGACTTGTTATATCATGTAAGAATTTTGACTACCGACTCCAATTTGATCACATCCGCTACTTGGGGAAaatttgctgctgatattctCACTTTGCAATGGGAGGCTGTGGCCGAGGAATTACAAAAGCTGAGGGACATTGTTGACCAAAGATCTTTCGCTGACCCCTTGACGCAACTGCACCACCGTACCTGGATCATTCACTGGTCTCTTTTTCCCTTTTTcaatattgaaaatggcAAGGAATCTCTTTGTGATCTGTTCTTTTCATCTGCCTACATCAACACCATTCAAGCCTCTTGTCCTTGGATTTTGCGCTACTTAAccgctgctgttgttgccaTGAATAAGGGACCCTCTGGTGGCCATCACGGCAATATCATCTTCCAGAAGCGTCTGAAGGACTTGATTCGTGTTGTTGGCCAAGAGAAATATGAGTACCAAGACCCTCTTACTGAGTTCATCCGAGCACTTTACATTGATTACGATTTCGAGGAGGCTCAGGCTAAGCTCTCAGAAGCTGAGATTATTTTGAACAACGACTTCTTTCTGGCTGATAGTGCAGAGGCATTCCTGGAGTCTGCCCGTCACCTTATTTCCGAATTATATTGCAGAATTCACCAAAGAATTGATGTAAACCAACTTTCTACTAGACTTAACTTGAGCACTGAACAAGGTGAGAAATGGATTGCCAATTTAATTCAAGGAACTAAGATGGATGCCAAGATCGACGAGTCCGAGGGTCTTGTTATAATGAACCACCCTGTTGCAAATGTCTATCAGCAAGTCATTGAAAAGACGAAGGGTTTGACCTTCAGATCTAACCAAGTCTTATCTCAAGCTGTTAATAAGCACGATGCTCTTGTATCGTAG